The sequence below is a genomic window from Streptosporangium lutulentum.
GCGGAATCTCATCGAAAAGCATCACCGCGACGGTCGAGAACCCCATGGCGGGATCCTATCGATGGCTGGCCTCCCGGCCACTCGTAGGTGGTTCTCCCACCGGGGCAAGCTGGACGCATGAGATTCGCCGACATCGTGATCCCCGACACCTCCGCCTCCCGCGCCGCTCTGGAGGTCGCCACCGCCTACTGCTCACCCGCCCTGCTGAACCACTCCGTGCGGGCCTACCTGTGGGCGGCGGCCTACGCGGCGATGAACGACATCTCCTTCGACGCCGAGCTGCTGTACGTGTCGTCGATGCTGCACGACCTCGGCCTGGTCAAGGAGTTCGACAGCCACACCGTGCCGTTCGAGGAGGCCGGCGGCCACGTCGCGTGGGTCTTCGGCGCCGCCGCGGGGTGGCCGGTCGAGCGGCGCGTGCGCGCGTCGGAGGTGATCGTGCGGCACATGTGGGACACGGTGGACGTGGCCCAGGATCCCGAGGGACACCTGCTGGAGCTGTCCACGGCGCTGGACGTCTCCGGGCGAAGGCCGGAGGACTTCCCCGCCGGGCTGCGGGCCGAGGTGCTGGAGCGCCACCCCCGGCTGGGACTCGGCGAGGAGTTCGTCGCGTGTTTCAGGGATCAGGCCGAGCGGAAGCCGGACAGCCTCGCGGCCGTGTTCGTCCGCTCGGGCTTCGCCGAGCGCGTCAAGGCGAACCCGCTGGACCGCTGACGGGGCCGGCGGGGGGACGGCTTCCGGT
It includes:
- a CDS encoding HD domain-containing protein, translating into MRFADIVIPDTSASRAALEVATAYCSPALLNHSVRAYLWAAAYAAMNDISFDAELLYVSSMLHDLGLVKEFDSHTVPFEEAGGHVAWVFGAAAGWPVERRVRASEVIVRHMWDTVDVAQDPEGHLLELSTALDVSGRRPEDFPAGLRAEVLERHPRLGLGEEFVACFRDQAERKPDSLAAVFVRSGFAERVKANPLDR